In Paenibacillus larvae subsp. larvae, the following proteins share a genomic window:
- the hisS gene encoding histidine--tRNA ligase produces the protein MSIQKPKGTQDIIPGQVEKWQRLEKLAGNICRRFGYREIRSPIFEHTELFSRGVGETTDIVEKEMYTFEDKGKRNISLRPEGTAGVVRAYIENKLYGEPDLTKLYYFGPMFRYEQPQSGRNRQFHQFGVEAIGSADPGLDAEAIALGFTFLREIGLKDVRIEINSVGTPAVRSVYREKIREFFAPVKDKLCKDCQSRYDRNPMRILDCKIDQKYGEGAPSILDYLDEECSVHFETVKSMLTDMEIPFDVNHRMVRGLDYYTHTAFEYKAAGIGAIDTVGGGGRYNGLVGEIGGQDQPGVGFALGVERILLLLEAQGVEFAKPESLDLYVIGLGEAAERAIVKLVHQLRLEGLSTEKDYQGRKIKAQMKSADRLHAAYVAILGDDELERGEITVKHMATGEQETLPLEGFSQAMKKKINKATTGE, from the coding sequence GTGAGCATTCAAAAACCTAAAGGAACCCAGGATATTATACCGGGTCAGGTTGAGAAGTGGCAGAGGCTCGAAAAACTGGCCGGAAATATATGCCGCAGATTCGGGTATCGGGAAATCCGCAGCCCGATCTTTGAGCATACGGAACTTTTCTCCAGAGGAGTGGGGGAAACGACAGATATCGTGGAAAAGGAAATGTACACGTTTGAGGACAAAGGGAAACGAAACATTTCGCTTAGGCCGGAAGGGACGGCCGGTGTGGTTCGGGCGTACATAGAAAATAAATTGTACGGAGAACCGGATTTAACCAAATTATATTATTTCGGCCCGATGTTCCGGTACGAACAGCCCCAGTCCGGACGGAACCGCCAGTTCCACCAGTTTGGTGTAGAAGCCATAGGTTCTGCTGATCCGGGTCTTGATGCCGAAGCTATTGCGCTCGGGTTTACCTTTTTGCGGGAAATTGGACTAAAGGATGTCCGTATTGAAATTAATTCAGTCGGAACTCCGGCTGTCCGCAGTGTTTACAGAGAGAAAATCCGAGAATTCTTTGCACCGGTTAAGGATAAGCTCTGCAAAGACTGTCAATCCAGATACGACCGTAATCCGATGCGGATCCTTGATTGTAAAATCGATCAGAAGTACGGGGAAGGTGCTCCGTCGATATTGGATTATCTGGATGAGGAATGTTCTGTTCATTTTGAAACCGTAAAATCTATGCTGACGGATATGGAGATCCCTTTCGACGTGAATCACCGGATGGTCCGCGGCCTGGACTATTATACCCATACTGCCTTTGAATATAAGGCGGCAGGTATCGGTGCAATTGATACAGTAGGTGGAGGCGGACGGTATAATGGTCTCGTCGGGGAAATTGGCGGTCAGGATCAGCCTGGTGTCGGTTTTGCCCTTGGCGTTGAGCGTATTCTGCTCTTGCTTGAAGCTCAGGGGGTGGAATTTGCCAAACCGGAAAGCCTGGATTTGTATGTTATCGGACTCGGTGAAGCTGCTGAGAGAGCCATAGTCAAACTCGTACATCAATTGAGGCTTGAAGGGCTTTCAACAGAAAAAGACTATCAGGGCCGCAAAATCAAAGCTCAAATGAAATCCGCAGACCGCCTTCATGCCGCTTATGTGGCCATTTTGGGAGATGATGAGCTGGAACGCGGTGAAATTACCGTTAAACACATGGCTACCGGCGAACAGGAGACGCTTCCTCTTGAGGGATTTTCACAAGCCATGAAGAAAAAAATCAACAAAGCTACGACCGGAGAATAG
- a CDS encoding winged helix-turn-helix transcriptional regulator, producing MHDFSLCPRFEHAFEILGKRWTGLIIRVLLSGPKRFKDISDVIPGMSDRMLSERFKELEAADIVVRKVYPETPVRIEYELTEKGKALRPVMDELQKWAEKW from the coding sequence ATGCATGACTTTTCATTATGTCCTAGATTTGAACATGCTTTCGAAATATTGGGAAAGCGCTGGACAGGTCTAATCATTCGAGTCTTGCTAAGCGGTCCAAAGCGTTTTAAAGATATATCGGATGTCATACCGGGAATGAGTGACCGGATGCTCTCAGAGAGGTTCAAGGAACTGGAAGCAGCGGATATCGTTGTCCGCAAAGTATATCCCGAGACACCTGTCCGAATTGAGTATGAACTGACTGAAAAAGGAAAGGCATTAAGGCCGGTTATGGATGAATTGCAGAAGTGGGCAGAAAAATGGTAG
- a CDS encoding MATE family efflux transporter — protein sequence MNQTYTLKQKTKQFLIILLPILVTQLSMYAMTFFDTVMSGHASARDLAGVAIGSSIWMPVMTGLTGIMLSVTPIVAQYIGAGKKDKAPFTIIQGTYLAIALAIIILLAGLLGLKPILNGMQLEADVHDIAFRYLKAIALGIIPLFVYTVFRCFIDALGQTRVTMVISLLSLPVNIILNYLLIYGHLGFPRLGGVGAGYATAITYWFMALLVLHIVHHNQPFSDYRVLYKWYKISIIAWKELLKIGVPIGFAIFFESSIFAAVTLLMSQYDTVTIAAHQVALNFSSFLYMVPLSISMTLTIVVGFEVGAKRYLDARKYSYLGIGIAIGMACMTALLLLIFNKQVASIYSSDLSVIELGQQFLYYAIFFQLFDAVATPTQGALRGYKDVNVSFIVALFSYWIIGLPSDYLLANYTSMEAFGYWLGLITGLGVGSLCLGCRLIRKQYKIKQHSQP from the coding sequence ATGAATCAAACGTATACTCTTAAACAAAAAACGAAACAGTTTCTTATCATTTTGCTTCCTATATTGGTTACCCAGCTTTCCATGTATGCCATGACTTTTTTCGATACGGTGATGTCCGGGCATGCCAGTGCCCGTGACCTGGCAGGCGTTGCGATCGGCTCCAGTATTTGGATGCCGGTTATGACCGGATTAACCGGAATTATGCTTTCCGTAACTCCTATCGTCGCCCAATATATTGGTGCGGGCAAAAAGGATAAAGCACCTTTTACCATTATACAGGGTACTTACCTGGCCATTGCTTTGGCTATTATAATTTTACTGGCCGGCCTGTTGGGGCTTAAGCCTATTTTAAACGGGATGCAGCTTGAAGCAGATGTTCATGATATTGCTTTTCGTTATTTGAAAGCCATTGCACTGGGAATTATCCCTTTATTTGTTTATACCGTATTCCGTTGTTTTATAGACGCTTTAGGACAAACCAGGGTTACAATGGTGATCTCTTTGCTTTCCCTGCCGGTGAATATCATACTTAATTATCTGCTGATCTACGGACATCTGGGGTTTCCCAGGTTAGGAGGTGTCGGTGCCGGTTATGCCACTGCCATAACGTATTGGTTTATGGCTTTGCTCGTCCTTCATATCGTACATCACAATCAGCCGTTCTCGGATTATCGTGTTCTTTATAAATGGTATAAAATTTCAATTATAGCCTGGAAGGAACTGCTTAAAATCGGGGTGCCAATCGGGTTTGCCATTTTCTTTGAATCCAGTATTTTTGCCGCTGTCACCTTGCTCATGAGCCAGTATGATACAGTTACTATTGCAGCCCACCAGGTAGCCCTGAATTTTTCTTCTTTTCTGTACATGGTACCGCTCAGTATATCCATGACACTGACTATTGTAGTCGGTTTTGAAGTGGGGGCGAAGCGCTATCTCGATGCCCGGAAATATAGTTATTTGGGGATAGGCATTGCCATAGGCATGGCTTGTATGACTGCTCTTCTGTTGCTTATCTTTAACAAACAGGTTGCATCCATATATTCCAGTGATCTTTCTGTGATTGAACTGGGGCAGCAATTCCTGTACTACGCGATTTTCTTCCAGCTGTTTGATGCAGTGGCTACTCCTACACAAGGCGCACTCCGCGGCTATAAAGATGTAAATGTCTCATTCATAGTAGCCTTGTTCTCATATTGGATTATTGGCCTTCCTAGCGACTATCTGTTAGCCAATTATACAAGTATGGAAGCATTCGGATATTGGCTTGGTCTCATAACGGGTCTGGGAGTCGGGTCTTTGTGCCTGGGTTGCCGCCTCATCCGAAAACAATACAAAATCAAGCAGCATTCCCAGCCCTAG
- a CDS encoding coproporphyrinogen III oxidase, translating into MKIYVQQIGFSDYTTEFYNTCRLFYEQVELVYEQEQAQDADLYVSVELLVSADRGDIAVKACLTHLSENKIWCQEAVRRHNETWEDPRRIERRAILSALLQVFQEATGLEQPWGILTGVRPTKLAHNLLMKEGKEKTRQFLKEHYLVTRPKADLLMDIAERQLKVIPDLFHLDHEVSLYIGIPFCPTKCAYCTFPAYDIQGNNGSVHAFLEGLHEEIRLTGEWLKRHGMGITTIYWGGGTPTSLEAEDMDALFRTMQKHLPQMDKVRELTVEAGRPDTITPDKLEVMKRWDVDRISINPQSFTQLTLDTIGRHHTVKETVDKFKLSRQLGMNNINMDLIIGLPGEGVAELEGTLEETAKLLPESLTVHTLSFKRASKMTKQRDQYEVVGRREIAVMMQKAVEWTKQHQYVPYYLYRQKNILGNLENVGYSLEGKESLYNIVMMEERQTILGLGCGAISKILFPEAEGKPRRIERFPNPKEPSVYNDSWKHYVLKKHELLDQAYSKNRRQE; encoded by the coding sequence TTGAAAATTTATGTGCAGCAAATAGGTTTTTCCGATTATACGACCGAGTTTTATAATACATGCCGTCTTTTTTACGAACAGGTGGAATTGGTTTATGAGCAAGAGCAGGCTCAGGACGCTGATCTTTATGTTAGTGTGGAGCTTCTTGTTTCAGCGGACAGAGGAGACATTGCAGTCAAAGCCTGTCTTACTCACCTGTCTGAAAATAAAATATGGTGTCAGGAAGCAGTAAGACGTCATAATGAAACATGGGAAGATCCAAGACGAATAGAACGAAGGGCTATTTTATCAGCTCTGTTGCAAGTGTTTCAGGAAGCTACTGGCCTCGAACAGCCTTGGGGTATCCTGACGGGGGTCCGTCCGACAAAACTTGCCCACAATCTGCTTATGAAAGAAGGTAAGGAGAAAACCAGACAGTTTCTCAAGGAGCATTATCTGGTAACCCGCCCAAAGGCCGATTTGTTAATGGATATTGCGGAACGGCAGCTTAAAGTTATCCCCGATTTATTTCATCTTGATCATGAAGTCAGCCTGTATATCGGCATTCCGTTTTGCCCCACCAAATGTGCATACTGTACATTTCCCGCTTACGATATCCAGGGGAATAACGGATCAGTTCATGCTTTTTTGGAAGGATTACATGAGGAAATACGGCTAACAGGGGAATGGCTTAAACGACATGGAATGGGAATCACCACAATATATTGGGGAGGCGGTACGCCTACAAGCCTCGAAGCAGAAGATATGGATGCCTTGTTCCGCACAATGCAGAAGCATCTCCCCCAAATGGATAAAGTCAGGGAACTGACAGTGGAAGCAGGCCGTCCTGATACGATTACACCCGATAAACTGGAAGTTATGAAAAGGTGGGACGTAGACCGGATCAGCATCAATCCGCAAAGTTTCACACAGCTTACATTGGATACCATTGGGCGTCATCACACCGTAAAAGAAACCGTGGACAAATTCAAATTATCCAGACAACTAGGCATGAATAATATCAATATGGACTTGATTATTGGTCTGCCGGGTGAAGGGGTGGCGGAACTGGAGGGAACGCTGGAAGAGACGGCTAAACTGCTCCCCGAATCATTGACGGTACATACGCTGTCTTTTAAAAGAGCCTCCAAAATGACAAAACAGAGAGACCAATATGAAGTGGTGGGCCGACGGGAGATAGCTGTCATGATGCAGAAGGCTGTAGAATGGACAAAACAGCACCAGTATGTACCGTATTATTTATATCGTCAGAAAAATATACTTGGCAATCTGGAAAATGTGGGATATTCTTTGGAAGGAAAAGAAAGCTTGTACAACATCGTAATGATGGAGGAGCGTCAGACCATTTTAGGACTGGGGTGCGGGGCCATAAGTAAAATTTTGTTCCCCGAAGCGGAAGGAAAGCCAAGGCGCATCGAAAGATTCCCTAACCCGAAAGAGCCAAGTGTATATAATGACTCATGGAAGCATTACGTGCTTAAGAAGCATGAACTTCTGGACCAGGCTTACAGTAAAAATAGGAGACAGGAATAA
- the dtd gene encoding D-aminoacyl-tRNA deacylase, producing the protein MKVVVQRSKEAKVTVDGETVGRIERGLVLLVGVTHEDTEEDARYLADKIAGLRIFEDDSGRMNVSVQDIGGQILSISQFTLYGDCRKGKRPNFMAAAKPEQADPLYEAFNRRLREHGLLVETGVFGAMMDVDLINWGPVTLIIESKCVPE; encoded by the coding sequence ATGAAAGTGGTAGTACAGCGAAGTAAAGAAGCTAAAGTAACGGTGGACGGGGAAACTGTCGGCCGTATTGAACGTGGTCTTGTACTTTTAGTCGGCGTAACTCATGAAGACACTGAAGAGGATGCCCGCTATTTGGCGGATAAAATTGCAGGTCTCCGTATTTTTGAGGATGACTCCGGGAGGATGAATGTATCGGTCCAGGATATCGGCGGACAAATATTGTCTATTTCCCAGTTCACTTTATATGGGGACTGCCGCAAGGGCAAGCGGCCTAATTTCATGGCTGCGGCCAAGCCGGAACAGGCAGATCCTTTATATGAGGCTTTTAACCGGAGACTGCGTGAACACGGTCTTCTGGTAGAGACAGGGGTCTTTGGAGCTATGATGGATGTGGATTTGATAAACTGGGGGCCAGTCACTTTGATTATAGAAAGCAAGTGCGTTCCTGAATGA
- a CDS encoding RelA/SpoT family protein, with amino-acid sequence MGIEQLLEKAASFIKKEELQRIQEAFEFAERAHHGQIRKSGEPYILHPLAVAEILVDMGMDPTSIIAALLHDVVEDTTVSLEAVEQKFGHTCAMLVDGLTKLERIKFKSKEEQQNENYRKMFVAMAQDIRVILIKLADRLHNMRTLKYQSEESQRRIAYETLEIYCPIAHRLGISAIKWEMEDIALRYLNPQQYYRIVNLMQKKRAEREQYIEDVIAKMKEKLKEMGIEGDISGRPKHIYSIYRKMTVRNKQFNEIYDLMALRVLVDNIKDCYAALGIIHTLWRPMPGRFKDYIAMPKTNMYQSLHTTVIGPKGEPLEVQIRIWDMHRTAEYGIAAHWAYKEGTTVPNNSFTDKMNWFREILELQKETSDAAEFMEFMRMDFFTDFVFVFTPKGEVIELPAGSVPLDFAYRIHTEVGNRTIGAKVNGRIVPLDHQLNTGDIVEILTSKHSYGPSQDWLKIAQSSHARSKIKQWFKKEKREENVLKGRDAIERELKRLGLDPSAFMTDDQLQEAAKKFAFNDIDDMMSAIGFGGITAAQICTKLTEKMRREAEEANALELTNEIKEVKSASQEQRKNRPVSGVRVKGVDNVLVRFARCCNPVPGDQIVGYITRGRGVTVHRSDCPNVDLNNPEEMNRLIEVEWADACESNFQVEIEITGHDRRGLLNEVLQVVSESKTMIAAVSGRSDKNKLAMIHMTILIRNREHLHSVVEKIKRIQDVYSVQRIMQT; translated from the coding sequence ATGGGAATTGAACAGCTACTTGAAAAAGCGGCGAGTTTTATAAAAAAAGAGGAATTACAGCGAATTCAAGAGGCGTTCGAATTTGCCGAGCGGGCCCACCATGGACAAATTCGCAAGTCAGGAGAGCCTTACATCTTGCATCCGCTGGCAGTGGCTGAAATCTTGGTGGATATGGGAATGGATCCCACCTCCATTATTGCGGCCCTGCTTCATGATGTCGTGGAAGATACCACCGTTTCTTTGGAAGCTGTTGAACAAAAGTTCGGCCATACCTGCGCCATGCTTGTTGACGGGCTTACCAAGCTGGAAAGAATCAAATTTAAGTCCAAGGAAGAACAGCAGAACGAGAACTACCGGAAAATGTTCGTTGCTATGGCGCAGGATATCCGGGTTATTTTAATCAAATTGGCCGACCGTCTTCATAATATGCGCACACTTAAATATCAGTCGGAAGAAAGTCAGCGGCGCATTGCCTACGAAACCCTTGAGATCTATTGTCCCATTGCTCATCGTCTTGGAATTTCCGCTATTAAATGGGAAATGGAAGACATTGCTCTTCGGTATCTCAATCCCCAGCAGTATTACCGGATTGTCAATCTCATGCAGAAAAAGCGCGCGGAACGGGAGCAATATATTGAAGACGTTATCGCTAAGATGAAAGAAAAACTGAAGGAAATGGGAATTGAAGGAGATATCTCCGGCCGCCCTAAGCATATTTACAGCATTTACAGGAAGATGACGGTACGCAATAAACAGTTCAACGAGATTTATGATCTGATGGCTCTTCGTGTCCTTGTGGACAATATCAAGGATTGTTATGCCGCACTGGGGATTATTCATACCTTGTGGCGTCCAATGCCCGGGCGTTTTAAGGATTATATCGCTATGCCCAAAACTAATATGTATCAGTCTCTGCATACAACAGTAATTGGACCCAAAGGTGAGCCCCTCGAGGTGCAAATTCGCATCTGGGACATGCATCGAACAGCAGAGTACGGGATTGCGGCCCACTGGGCATACAAAGAGGGAACGACCGTTCCCAATAATTCGTTTACCGATAAAATGAACTGGTTCCGAGAAATTCTGGAACTGCAAAAGGAAACCTCTGATGCCGCTGAGTTTATGGAATTCATGAGGATGGATTTCTTTACGGACTTTGTTTTTGTTTTTACGCCCAAAGGGGAAGTTATTGAGTTGCCGGCCGGATCTGTACCGCTGGATTTTGCTTACCGGATTCATACTGAAGTTGGAAACCGGACGATTGGAGCAAAAGTCAATGGGCGTATTGTTCCCTTAGATCATCAGCTCAATACAGGAGATATTGTTGAGATCCTAACCTCCAAGCATTCGTACGGCCCAAGTCAGGATTGGCTTAAAATTGCCCAGTCTTCCCATGCCCGGAGCAAAATCAAACAGTGGTTCAAAAAAGAGAAACGGGAAGAAAACGTCCTGAAAGGTCGGGATGCGATTGAACGGGAACTGAAACGCCTGGGTCTCGACCCTTCGGCCTTTATGACGGATGATCAGCTGCAGGAAGCCGCCAAGAAGTTTGCTTTTAATGATATTGATGATATGATGTCTGCAATCGGGTTCGGAGGTATAACGGCCGCCCAAATATGCACAAAGCTGACCGAGAAAATGCGGAGGGAAGCGGAAGAGGCAAATGCTCTTGAACTCACTAACGAGATCAAAGAGGTCAAAAGTGCCTCTCAGGAACAGCGGAAGAACAGACCTGTCAGCGGAGTCAGGGTTAAGGGAGTGGATAACGTACTCGTTCGTTTTGCCCGCTGTTGTAATCCTGTCCCAGGAGACCAGATTGTCGGCTATATTACACGTGGACGAGGTGTAACTGTTCACCGTAGCGATTGTCCGAATGTGGATTTAAATAATCCTGAGGAAATGAACCGTCTGATTGAAGTGGAATGGGCGGATGCTTGTGAATCCAACTTCCAGGTTGAGATTGAGATAACCGGTCATGACCGCCGGGGTCTGCTGAATGAAGTGCTTCAGGTCGTATCCGAAAGCAAAACTATGATTGCGGCTGTTTCCGGGCGCTCAGATAAAAATAAACTGGCCATGATTCATATGACGATCCTGATCCGGAACCGGGAGCATCTGCATTCGGTAGTGGAAAAAATTAAACGAATCCAGGATGTCTATTCTGTTCAAAGAATCATGCAGACATAA
- the uraA gene encoding uracil permease — translation MKDRVIQVDERLPFLQSIPLSLQHLFAMFGSTVLVPMLLQINPAICLLMNGIGTLIYIFLCKGRIPAYLGSSFAFISPVLIVISTRSYEAALSGFLVVGLVFCLIGLLVKAVGTGWIEIVFPPAAMGAIVAVIGLELAPTAANMAGFVASAGTEGWSPDPKVIAVSLVTLLTAVVGNVMFRGFMKIIPILISIIVGYALAAFLGIVDFSIVREAKWFDLPTFYIMKWDWSSIAIIVPAALVVVAEHIGHLIVTSNIVGKDLSKDPGLDRSLLGNGVSTVISSFVGSTPNTTYGENIGVLALTRVYSIWIIGGAAVMAIVLSFVGKLAALIQTIPVPVMGGVSILLFGVIAGSGVRMLVEAKVDYSNPKNLILTAVVLIIGISGAAFKWGNFEMKGMALATVIAILLGLFFNIIDKLKWSNE, via the coding sequence ATGAAAGACCGCGTTATCCAGGTAGACGAAAGATTGCCTTTTTTACAGAGTATTCCTTTAAGTCTGCAGCACCTTTTCGCGATGTTCGGATCAACGGTGCTTGTTCCGATGCTTTTACAAATAAACCCGGCCATTTGCCTGCTTATGAACGGGATTGGGACCCTTATTTATATTTTCCTTTGCAAGGGAAGAATCCCGGCTTATTTAGGTTCCAGCTTTGCCTTTATTTCACCCGTTCTGATCGTTATCTCGACGCGCAGTTATGAAGCCGCACTTTCAGGTTTTCTTGTAGTGGGTCTGGTTTTCTGCCTTATCGGACTGCTAGTCAAGGCTGTGGGCACCGGCTGGATTGAGATAGTATTCCCTCCGGCAGCCATGGGAGCTATTGTTGCCGTTATCGGACTTGAACTTGCACCGACTGCCGCTAACATGGCCGGATTCGTAGCTTCTGCGGGTACGGAAGGCTGGTCACCTGATCCGAAAGTAATAGCCGTATCCTTAGTGACACTGTTAACGGCCGTTGTCGGCAACGTAATGTTCCGGGGCTTTATGAAAATCATCCCTATCCTTATCTCTATTATTGTAGGATATGCACTTGCCGCTTTTTTGGGCATTGTGGACTTTTCCATCGTTCGGGAAGCCAAATGGTTTGATCTGCCTACCTTCTATATAATGAAGTGGGATTGGTCTTCCATCGCTATAATTGTACCGGCCGCCCTTGTTGTCGTAGCTGAACATATCGGACATTTAATTGTGACCAGCAACATCGTAGGGAAGGATTTATCCAAAGATCCCGGATTGGACCGGTCTTTATTGGGCAATGGAGTATCCACTGTTATTTCTTCCTTCGTAGGTTCTACTCCCAATACTACTTACGGTGAGAACATCGGCGTCCTTGCCTTAACGCGCGTCTACTCCATATGGATCATTGGCGGTGCCGCAGTGATGGCCATTGTCCTCTCCTTTGTCGGCAAACTGGCCGCCCTGATTCAGACGATTCCTGTCCCGGTTATGGGAGGGGTATCCATCCTCCTGTTTGGAGTTATCGCCGGTTCCGGGGTCCGCATGCTGGTTGAAGCCAAAGTAGATTATTCCAACCCGAAAAATCTGATTTTGACAGCTGTTGTTCTCATTATCGGAATTAGTGGAGCGGCCTTCAAATGGGGCAACTTTGAAATGAAAGGAATGGCTTTGGCCACCGTGATTGCCATTCTGTTAGGATTGTTCTTCAACATCATTGATAAACTAAAGTGGTCCAACGAATAA
- a CDS encoding adenine phosphoribosyltransferase, which translates to MNFKDYIRVIPDFPQPGVRFKDITTLLRDGKVYKEAIDELAGLVKELNIDVIAGPEARGFVVGAPLAYALGVGFAPIRKSGKLPGETVEADYSLEYGKDKLAMHKDAIQPGQRVLIADDLLATGGTIQTSINLVKQLGGEVIGAAFMIELSYLNGREKLGDIPTFTLMEY; encoded by the coding sequence ATGAATTTCAAAGACTACATCCGGGTGATTCCCGATTTCCCTCAACCGGGGGTACGTTTCAAGGATATCACTACCTTGCTTCGGGACGGTAAAGTATATAAAGAGGCCATTGACGAGCTTGCCGGGCTGGTAAAAGAACTTAACATCGATGTCATTGCAGGACCGGAGGCGAGAGGTTTTGTGGTAGGAGCTCCGTTGGCTTATGCCCTTGGAGTGGGATTTGCCCCCATCCGGAAAAGCGGTAAGCTTCCGGGAGAAACGGTTGAGGCTGATTATTCTCTGGAGTACGGTAAAGACAAGTTGGCAATGCATAAGGATGCCATTCAGCCGGGACAGCGTGTGCTGATTGCTGATGATTTACTTGCGACTGGAGGAACGATCCAGACGTCAATTAACCTGGTGAAACAGCTGGGGGGAGAAGTAATAGGCGCGGCTTTCATGATCGAACTGTCTTATTTGAACGGCCGTGAGAAACTTGGAGATATTCCTACCTTTACATTGATGGAATATTAA